Proteins encoded within one genomic window of Fretibacterium sp. OH1220_COT-178:
- a CDS encoding ISL3 family transposase, translating into MKDIELFQIALGLSSPWFVKSLELDPAAKRLDIHLDFQKGSKFTCPECGAEGRKVHDTATKTWRHLNFFQYEAYLTARVPRVHCDACGVHLIPVPWAREGSGFTLLFEALVLSLAPAMPIKALAKELNMHDTRLWRVVRHYTEQALERMELSRVRSVGFDETSSKRGHDYVSVFVDLDTSKVIFVTEGKDSSTLGRFKTFLEEHGGRGENIERMCCDMSPAFIKGAREHFPGAKLTFDKFHVMKAVNEAVDSVRREERKEDPSLAHTRYLWLKNPQSLTEKQKERLGELSLRKHNRKTARAYQMKLSFQEIFKRFRLREEGEQLLKKWYFWATHSRLSAMAGAARTIRHHWDGVLQWFESHINNGILEGINSLIQACKARARGYRSKENFISMIYLIAGKLQIDLPT; encoded by the coding sequence ATGAAGGACATCGAACTGTTTCAAATAGCGCTTGGTCTATCATCGCCGTGGTTTGTCAAATCTCTGGAGTTGGACCCTGCAGCTAAGAGGCTTGATATCCACTTGGACTTTCAAAAAGGCTCTAAATTCACCTGTCCCGAATGCGGGGCAGAGGGTCGAAAAGTTCACGATACAGCTACAAAAACCTGGCGGCATCTCAATTTTTTTCAGTATGAGGCCTATCTCACGGCCAGGGTCCCAAGGGTCCACTGCGACGCTTGTGGCGTCCACCTGATTCCTGTCCCTTGGGCGCGAGAGGGCAGCGGGTTCACTTTGCTTTTCGAGGCGTTGGTCCTGTCCCTGGCTCCAGCCATGCCCATCAAGGCCCTGGCGAAGGAGCTGAACATGCACGACACACGCCTCTGGCGTGTGGTCAGGCATTACACGGAACAGGCCCTCGAGCGGATGGAGCTGTCGCGGGTCCGCAGTGTCGGATTCGACGAGACCTCCAGCAAGCGAGGGCACGATTATGTCTCTGTCTTCGTGGACCTGGATACGTCGAAGGTTATCTTCGTCACAGAGGGCAAGGACTCGAGTACTTTGGGTCGATTCAAGACATTTCTCGAGGAACACGGCGGCCGAGGTGAAAACATCGAGCGGATGTGTTGCGACATGTCTCCAGCCTTCATCAAAGGGGCGCGGGAACACTTCCCCGGAGCGAAGCTGACGTTCGACAAATTTCATGTCATGAAGGCAGTGAACGAAGCGGTGGACAGCGTCCGTCGCGAGGAACGCAAGGAGGACCCGAGCCTGGCGCACACACGTTATCTTTGGCTGAAAAACCCTCAAAGCCTGACGGAGAAGCAAAAAGAGCGACTAGGGGAACTGAGCCTGAGGAAGCATAATCGGAAGACCGCGCGAGCCTATCAGATGAAGCTGAGTTTCCAGGAGATTTTCAAGAGATTTCGCCTTCGAGAAGAAGGGGAGCAGTTACTGAAGAAATGGTATTTCTGGGCGACGCACAGTCGGCTGAGCGCGATGGCTGGGGCAGCCCGCACGATCAGGCATCATTGGGACGGAGTTCTTCAGTGGTTTGAGTCCCATATCAACAACGGCATTCTTGAGGGGATCAACAGCTTGATCCAGGCCTGTAAGGCGAGGGCCAGGGGCTATAGGAGCAAGGAGAACTTCATCTCGATGATTTACCTCATCGCTGGTAAGCTACAGATTGACTTACCCACTTAA
- a CDS encoding ankyrin repeat domain-containing protein, protein MDHILFISRSRRYKVVEMKLAEYLKQIVSDDQWVYENNCDLSACGITPDIVDEKLLLNVASKLHKQKERESFWNNLLDYLSEKSLTRNVFDYLLRNKIALVSLAHKRLDDEKLKKLIPYAEEALFTLAKRYYGQSEYYPSDFDDETKYSSEDFAGFLCEYYYDALLEQLSSLKPDDPEKEQILFYFYSKKHRPDVEKLIELRCLEITNDPVMIQSAYERNDPLRFLALSKNMFVAADMLESLGNVSDIENTSCIRNNARKTLSIKKYLDSYEGTPQITTNKAYQDPKKAVECMTALMRAVWQDNSSLNLLSELLATGLDVNEKNVYGMTSLMYTAWRDASSVDIVNVLLDAGADVNVKDEDGMTALMHTVSNSPDSEVVNALLEAGADVNARDKDGMTALMHVAWGDAPSVDVVSTLLDIGADMNAKDEDGMTALMLAARWNSPSIVETLLDAGADVGLKDNKGNRAIDHAQMNERLKGTDTLKRLEKASQ, encoded by the coding sequence GTGGACCACATTTTGTTTATTAGCCGGAGCCGGAGATATAAGGTGGTAGAGATGAAATTAGCGGAGTACTTAAAGCAAATTGTCAGCGACGATCAATGGGTTTATGAAAACAACTGCGACCTCTCCGCTTGTGGTATAACGCCAGATATCGTTGACGAGAAGCTGCTCTTGAATGTTGCATCTAAGTTACATAAACAAAAGGAAAGAGAATCCTTTTGGAATAATCTGCTTGATTATTTATCGGAAAAATCTTTAACTCGCAACGTATTTGACTATCTTTTAAGAAATAAAATTGCATTGGTTTCCTTGGCACATAAGCGCCTTGACGATGAAAAATTGAAAAAACTGATCCCATATGCAGAAGAAGCGCTGTTTACATTAGCAAAACGATACTATGGGCAAAGCGAATATTATCCTTCGGATTTTGATGACGAGACCAAATATTCTTCAGAGGATTTTGCTGGCTTCCTTTGCGAGTATTATTACGATGCGTTATTGGAGCAACTGAGTTCGCTTAAACCAGATGATCCTGAAAAGGAGCAAATACTGTTTTATTTCTATTCCAAGAAACATCGCCCGGATGTTGAAAAACTGATTGAGTTGAGGTGTCTTGAGATAACAAACGATCCCGTGATGATTCAATCGGCCTATGAGAGGAATGACCCTCTCCGCTTCCTTGCTTTGTCGAAGAATATGTTTGTTGCCGCAGATATGTTAGAGTCATTGGGAAATGTGTCTGACATTGAAAACACATCGTGTATAAGGAACAATGCTCGAAAGACACTCTCGATCAAAAAGTACTTGGATTCCTATGAAGGAACCCCTCAGATCACTACTAATAAGGCCTACCAGGACCCTAAAAAGGCTGTGGAGTGCATGACAGCGCTGATGCGCGCCGTATGGCAGGACAACTCCAGCTTAAATCTCCTCAGCGAGTTGCTTGCGACCGGCTTGGACGTGAACGAAAAAAACGTATACGGTATGACGTCGTTAATGTACACTGCGTGGCGAGATGCCTCTAGCGTCGATATCGTCAATGTACTGCTTGATGCTGGTGCGGACGTGAACGTGAAGGACGAGGACGGTATGACGGCGCTGATGCACACTGTTAGCAATAGCCCCGACTCCGAAGTCGTCAACGCACTGCTTGAAGCCGGTGCGGACGTGAACGCGAGGGACAAGGACGGTATGACGGCACTGATGCACGTTGCATGGGGGGATGCCCCCAGCGTTGACGTCGTCAGCACATTGCTCGATATCGGGGCAGACATGAACGCGAAGGACGAGGACGGCATGACGGCGTTGATGCTGGCCGCAAGGTGGAATTCTCCCAGTATCGTCGAGACGTTGCTTGATGCCGGTGCAGATGTTGGTCTGAAAGACAATAAAGGCAATCGGGCCATTGATCACGCGCAGATGAACGAGAGACTAAAAGGGACGGATACGCTCAAACGCCTGGAAAAAGCGAGCCAGTAA